CAGAAACCGCGCACATCTATGAGCATGCTGGCAACAGTGCCGCCTTGTTTGCAAGCTAGTAAATCAGCCAATGTAATCCGCAGTGGATCAGCTGGTTTAACCATGTCCCAGATTTCATCCCTTACATCCTCAATACACAATTCGTAGTTTCCACCCTCGATCCATTTCTGATGTACATCCCTGTTTCACAAAACCACGAGATAAGATCTTTCAGCTGACACAACATACAAAGGAATCAGTGCTGAAGCAAATagcattaaaaaatttatagtaGTTAAACTCGTTAGAATATTCATGTCTCTGATAATCTGAGACTTGCAGATATTGCTCAAGTACTGCAAGCAGGAAAATACTAGAGAGGTTTTTCTGTAGGAAGTTTGTATCAGGTAACATCCCGACTTTCGGATGCTCCTCTTCTTTACTTCCATATTTGGCTCTGCTTGGTTACACAGATCATGGCAAAAGGCAATACTTACATTTTGCACCAGCAGCCAAGCAAAGCACAGAACAAACTTTTGACAACAGAAGTTCTACCACCAAATAaagttttcgttttcttttgggtttctgATAAGTGTCCCCCACAAACAAGTCAAAAACAGAAGAATATTTACCTGAAAAGAGAGTGTATATCAGCTGTTGTAAGGTAACCCCTTCCTTGAAGATCAAGACATCGAAACAAATATGTTAAACCCTCTGGGGTGTCTTTGTTTTCTAAGGCCAGGACAAAGTCTAGAAAACTATCAAAGTCCATTTCCCTAGAACTTCCTCCACTTTTTCCACGCCGAACGTGCTCGTCAAACACTGTTGAGGTCATATCAAATGCAACGCATGAATAAACGAATCTAAAAATGTAAATACAAAATGCATTATAATATATCAGATGGGGGCATCCCCAGAAATAGAATTCCATATTGATTCCTTAGCATTTTTAAGTAAATGAACATGTACATAGTACAAACACTGGATTCAAATTTTCTAGGCCCACCTCTTTCAATGATAATTTCAGTCAATGTCCCATCCGCATATTCTCGAAGTTCCTGCTTGCTCAATGATTGACTCGAATCTTTATCTAGAGCAATGAACATGTCTACAGAAAGCACGGGTTGCAATCAGCAATCGAATTACAGTAGTGTTaaagttttcaattatgatCACCACATTTATCTTGAGCTTGAGTGTACAGATTACCATACTGAGCCTAGGATTTTAACATTGGCAAATTCTTGTGTTGGGAATATATCTAGAACACAATAATGACTTCAAGACTCAAGAATGTGAAACGAAATCACGACAAGGTAATGGCAAGCCAAGACTGCAGATAATCATCTCACTCTAGAATGGAATCCTCATACTACACTTTAACAGCAGCATAAATACGCCACATGTACAAGACAATCCATTTAACAACAGCAAAAGAGGAATGCCAATGGAACCCGGGGACATGGAATGAAAGTTTAAATGTGAAAACTACTCACCACATATGCGCTGGGCGGATGTCAAAGAGAACCAGTTTTCAGCTTGCTCATTGTCAGTGACTTCTTCCTcactttcctaatatagaataAAGTTCAGGACATATAGTTAGCATAAGATCAGAATTGGATGTCTTATTGACACCTAATGAAGATGATGCAATTTATAACATAGCAAGTTTTCACAAATTCTTTCACTACCTACCTGGTGCAGTTCCATTAGTTCCTGGAGACAATTACTCAACAACACCTTCTTTATGCAGGCTTTTCCtgtatgaaaaatataatatttttttttcaaccattAAATAAAGAATTTAAAATCTGGTATCTTCTAAAGTTAGAGCATCCAACCCAAAACCTATTGGCAATGAGTGGAGAGGCTTGTGATTTTATATATTGTcatcactattctaaaaatatcCGCCCGGCCCCTGCCTAGGCTCTAGgcaggcgtttgaaaattaagaaagggcgcctagacctTCTTAGGCGCCCGcagcgactcacttagacagaaaatagataactttcattttgcattttatttttttaataaattgtaatagatttgttgaatacttggattaACACTTACTATATTCtggttccccatgttttcaatatgttctgtatatcattctatttttcaattttgtattccaatacagttatgtattttttaagtataagcagacacttatttatagaATATATAATAAGTTTACTTAAATTAGCCTAGTCCACCTAGctacctaggcgctaggccccaatCCACCACCCGACTAGTGtctagcatcttttagaactTTGACTGTAATGCAAAACATAACAGCAATAAATGAATAGGTATTGACGTGTAACTTTGGCAAACCTCGTCTATGAGGgtcacaaaagaagaagaactttTGTGCAGCTATGCGGCAATACATTGCACTAAAGCCTGAAGGCATGTCCCGTAATTGCGCTAGATTAGGTATAAGGCCTCGTATATAGGCTCCCATTTCCTGAAGAAAGAGCAAAACCATTACAATAATAAGAGAAGATGGAAAAAGataatgcataaaaaaaatctattaaatataaaacagAAAAATGAGGTAGCTAAAGAAAAAACCTCAACTTTCAAATATAACACTTAGATGCTGAAAATTGCAACAAGTTCATACATGAGGCTGAAGAAAACCATCAGAATCCTCATCAAGTTCGCTCATGTCAATTCGAGCTTGAGTAAGTGACACCTGGAAGCAACAAATAGTAAATAGCATTCGAGACTCGCACAATTCAGTAGTCATATATTGCATACTTTCAAGTCTTCAAAAGGATGCAAGAAAAAGCCTGGTggaattaattatcaattatacCCACCGTTCTCATCACATAAAGGTAAAAGGGCAGAATGGCAATTCTTCCCTGTTCATCTTtctcaaatttcatgaaatttgaagGGCTGAAAAAGCGCCGGCATTTAGTCCCTATCTGCTCCGTACATACAGAGGCAATGTGGCAAAAGTCCTCATAGTTCATCTACAAGATGATAAATAAGGGAACTTATTAGCATTAGGCAGATAAGTAACTCTGCAAccaaaaatttataattaatcaaAGCCATAAATTGAAGTGcagataataaaaaaatgtcacaGTTACCAGAGACCTTTTCTGCACCAGTTGCATCATCAATCACACAATTTTCCCTTAAGCACACCCACATAGCATCTAGATCATCCGCATTCAGCAAAAGATCTGATTGCTTCTGCAAAACAAACGTAAATGCCACCGATAAAGTCAGATGCTTAGGCAACACAATAAAACAATAATCATCAGGAATGAAAATCTGGATGATTACCTTTAAAAACCGA
This Pyrus communis chromosome 6, drPyrComm1.1, whole genome shotgun sequence DNA region includes the following protein-coding sequences:
- the LOC137737336 gene encoding probable serine/threonine-protein phosphatase 2A regulatory subunit B'' subunit TON2; the encoded protein is MYSGSSDGEGHEAAQRKIPPASSMLWVRNLRRFIGSGDGLGSEALMELETKRILLDIFKEKQQKSAEAGTIPSFYKKKPEEGSISQRVQGLAKYRFLKKQSDLLLNADDLDAMWVCLRENCVIDDATGAEKMNYEDFCHIASVCTEQIGTKCRRFFSPSNFMKFEKDEQGRIAILPFYLYVMRTVSLTQARIDMSELDEDSDGFLQPHEMGAYIRGLIPNLAQLRDMPSGFSAMYCRIAAQKFFFFCDPHRRGKACIKKVLLSNCLQELMELHQESEEEVTDNEQAENWFSLTSAQRICDMFIALDKDSSQSLSKQELREYADGTLTEIIIERVFDEHVRRGKSGGSSREMDFDSFLDFVLALENKDTPEGLTYLFRCLDLQGRGYLTTADIHSLFRDVHQKWIEGGNYELCIEDVRDEIWDMVKPADPLRITLADLLACKQGGTVASMLIDVRGFWAHDNRENLLQEEEEPEEES